Proteins found in one Maridesulfovibrio sp. genomic segment:
- the rsgA gene encoding ribosome small subunit-dependent GTPase A, producing MNQKHYSLDELGWKKHFKDQLEVENSTELIPARVTMTHKGHLVVSTGESEMLLKIAGKGIGSLNEQPTVGDWLLMDSKTMVPVKVLERTSLLQRMAPGQEIKLQPIAANIDTLFIVSSCNSEFNLNRIERYISLALEAGINFVLVLTKEDLTEEAQEYRRQAEHLFKSLQIVTVNGKDQQSVKCLQQWFKPGETIALLGSSGVGKTTLLNTINGTEKEKTGSIRLGDDKGRHTTTTRSLHVMESGTLLVDVPGIRELQLHDCHSGINRAFSEIVEAEEICRFSDCSHEREPGCAVREALENGTITERRLANYLKLKEEAQKNTSELAERAKRKSGKKKKYSRKWNK from the coding sequence TTGAATCAAAAACATTATTCTCTAGATGAACTGGGCTGGAAAAAACATTTCAAGGATCAATTGGAAGTTGAAAATAGCACTGAATTGATCCCTGCAAGAGTGACCATGACCCACAAGGGACATCTGGTAGTCTCCACCGGAGAATCAGAAATGCTGCTGAAAATCGCCGGAAAAGGCATCGGCAGCCTGAACGAACAACCTACCGTAGGCGACTGGTTGCTGATGGACAGTAAGACAATGGTCCCGGTGAAAGTGCTGGAACGCACCAGTCTGCTGCAAAGGATGGCACCAGGTCAGGAAATTAAGCTGCAACCCATCGCCGCCAACATCGATACACTCTTCATTGTCTCCTCCTGCAATAGTGAGTTCAACTTGAACCGCATTGAACGGTACATATCACTTGCCCTTGAAGCCGGTATAAATTTCGTACTGGTCCTGACCAAGGAAGACCTGACCGAAGAAGCGCAGGAATATCGCAGACAAGCCGAACACCTCTTCAAATCCTTGCAGATAGTAACCGTCAACGGCAAAGACCAGCAGAGTGTAAAGTGTTTGCAGCAATGGTTTAAACCCGGAGAGACAATCGCATTGCTTGGCTCCTCGGGAGTAGGCAAAACCACCCTGCTGAATACGATTAACGGCACGGAAAAAGAGAAGACGGGATCTATCCGCCTTGGAGACGATAAAGGACGCCACACAACCACCACCCGCTCCCTGCACGTGATGGAATCCGGAACGCTGCTTGTGGATGTACCCGGCATACGCGAATTACAGCTGCATGATTGCCATTCCGGCATAAACAGGGCTTTCAGCGAGATAGTGGAAGCAGAAGAGATTTGCCGTTTTTCAGATTGCAGCCACGAACGGGAACCGGGATGCGCTGTCCGCGAAGCCCTTGAAAACGGAACCATAACCGAACGAAGATTGGCAAATTACCTCAAACTCAAAGAAGAAGCGCAGAAAAACACCTCCGAACTGGCTGAACGGGCCAAGCGTAAATCCGGTAAAAAGAAAAAATATTCGCGCAAGTGGAATAAGTAA
- a CDS encoding TIGR01777 family oxidoreductase: MRVVITGGTGFIGKILSRELVAKGYQVICLTRSSRASEISGVRNVVWDGETSAGWLEYADGATAIVNLAGDNIASGRWNPAKKKSILESRVNAGLAVSEAVAKAKVKPQVVIQGSAVGYYGNCGPEPVNENSSKGDLFLSDVVEKWEASTDSVERHGVRRAIIRTSMVLGDGGALAKMMGPFRYGVGSYLGHGGQGVSWIHIKDEVRAILFLIENKKCSGVFNLSSIHPVTFNKFADSLAAVFDKKVRLRAPAFVLKLVLGQMAEEVLLGGQFALPVKLIDAGFKFNFTEARDALCDIIK, encoded by the coding sequence ATGCGTGTAGTAATAACCGGAGGAACCGGATTTATCGGGAAAATTCTGAGCCGTGAGCTGGTCGCAAAAGGATATCAGGTGATTTGCCTGACAAGATCCAGCCGCGCTTCTGAAATTTCCGGGGTGCGTAATGTTGTCTGGGATGGTGAAACTTCCGCGGGATGGCTGGAATATGCCGACGGTGCAACAGCCATTGTAAATCTTGCTGGAGATAATATCGCTTCCGGACGTTGGAACCCTGCTAAAAAGAAAAGTATTCTCGAGAGCCGGGTGAATGCGGGCCTGGCGGTGAGTGAAGCTGTAGCCAAGGCGAAAGTGAAACCTCAGGTGGTGATTCAGGGGTCAGCTGTCGGATATTACGGTAACTGCGGTCCTGAACCGGTCAATGAAAACTCCTCGAAGGGGGACTTGTTTCTTTCCGATGTAGTTGAAAAATGGGAAGCCAGTACCGATTCCGTGGAGCGGCATGGCGTGCGCAGGGCGATTATACGGACCTCGATGGTTTTGGGTGATGGCGGAGCACTTGCGAAGATGATGGGTCCGTTCAGGTACGGGGTCGGCAGTTATTTAGGGCATGGGGGTCAGGGCGTTTCGTGGATACATATTAAAGATGAAGTCCGGGCCATACTTTTCCTGATTGAAAATAAAAAATGCAGCGGAGTATTCAATCTCAGTTCCATTCATCCGGTGACTTTCAATAAATTTGCTGATTCCCTCGCGGCTGTGTTTGATAAAAAAGTCCGGCTGCGGGCGCCTGCTTTTGTGCTGAAGCTGGTGCTGGGGCAGATGGCTGAAGAAGTCCTGCTGGGTGGTCAGTTTGCTCTGCCTGTAAAACTTATCGACGCCGGATTCAAATTCAATTTTACCGAAGCCAGAGATGCTTTGTGTGATATTATAAAGTAA
- a CDS encoding TetR/AcrR family transcriptional regulator, giving the protein MTKKDTVLKAAKELFGELGYSGTTFKKIADRAGVAVGLLSHHYGNKEKLFRAAGFDVAERLTRTLQDEVVQAENGFEAVYRFARCYLDFSVNPDEDFLVLIRCSPYSDLKTGEDRDAMVHKFVQIPVLLENCVARGVRDGSIPNLPVSETASVVLCNLVGAVRTNLLTPYSPPSLYQEILNFISRALKAS; this is encoded by the coding sequence ATGACCAAAAAGGATACAGTTTTAAAGGCGGCCAAGGAGCTCTTCGGTGAGTTGGGCTACAGTGGTACGACCTTCAAGAAAATTGCTGACCGTGCCGGAGTGGCTGTGGGGCTGCTTTCTCATCACTACGGGAATAAAGAAAAACTTTTTCGCGCGGCAGGTTTTGATGTGGCTGAACGGTTGACCCGGACCTTGCAGGATGAAGTTGTACAGGCTGAGAATGGTTTTGAAGCTGTTTATAGATTCGCTCGTTGTTATCTCGATTTTTCGGTCAATCCCGATGAAGATTTTCTGGTTCTGATCAGGTGTTCGCCTTACAGTGACCTGAAAACCGGTGAAGATCGGGACGCCATGGTTCATAAATTTGTTCAGATCCCCGTACTGCTTGAAAACTGCGTCGCACGAGGTGTGCGTGACGGCTCAATTCCGAATCTGCCTGTGTCCGAAACCGCATCTGTAGTCCTTTGTAATCTTGTCGGCGCGGTCAGAACGAATCTGCTGACCCCTTACAGTCCGCCGAGTCTGTATCAGGAAATTCTTAATTTTATCAGCAGAGCGCTTAAAGCGTCATAA
- a CDS encoding universal stress protein has product MIFSKILIPVDDSKHSDNAVKYSIALAEVSGASLILLHCHRPVPTGLGEPNFQKAIDNATRESYAILEKKTALLKGKNISYEEKILGGSTAKSIKSVAETEHCDLIIMGSKGKSDLEGLVVGSVTHKVLHTVDCPVLVIK; this is encoded by the coding sequence ATGATTTTTTCAAAAATACTTATTCCTGTAGATGACTCCAAACATTCCGACAACGCTGTAAAATATAGTATCGCTCTCGCGGAAGTATCCGGTGCCAGCCTTATTCTCCTACACTGCCACCGCCCTGTTCCCACCGGACTGGGTGAGCCCAACTTTCAAAAAGCAATCGATAACGCCACCCGCGAGTCCTACGCAATTCTTGAAAAGAAGACTGCCCTGCTGAAAGGGAAAAACATTAGCTATGAAGAAAAAATACTCGGCGGTTCCACTGCAAAATCCATTAAGTCTGTTGCCGAAACCGAGCATTGCGACCTTATCATTATGGGCTCCAAGGGTAAGTCCGACCTTGAGGGTCTGGTAGTAGGCAGCGTAACTCATAAAGTGCTGCATACCGTCGACTGCCCGGTACTGGTTATTAAATAA
- a CDS encoding exopolyphosphatase, whose amino-acid sequence MRLLTRSDFDGLACAVLLKEIGIMDNWMFVHPKDVQDGRYPGDPNDIVANVPYIEGCGYWFDHHSSEDERLDMTMDYKGMSKSAKSAARVIWEYFGGHEKFGDKFDEMLHYVDKVDSGDLNAEEIADPKGWIMLGFIMDPRTGLGRYRHFNVSNYQLMEHLIDYCRELPIHEILSLPDVKERVDLYLKRDKKFREMLQERTEMFSNVAILDLREQDEIYPGNRFTLYSMFPQCNISIQIIWGKMKQNTVFSVGHSILNRTSKVDVGSVMLKFGGGGHKQVGTCQVPHDEADAVLGQMVAMFIDKG is encoded by the coding sequence ATGCGGCTTTTGACACGATCAGACTTTGATGGCTTGGCCTGTGCGGTTCTGCTTAAAGAAATCGGGATCATGGACAACTGGATGTTTGTTCACCCCAAAGATGTGCAGGACGGACGCTACCCCGGCGACCCAAACGACATCGTCGCCAACGTTCCGTACATCGAAGGATGCGGCTACTGGTTTGACCACCACTCCAGTGAGGATGAACGCCTCGACATGACGATGGACTACAAAGGCATGTCCAAATCGGCTAAAAGTGCAGCCCGCGTTATCTGGGAATATTTCGGTGGTCATGAAAAATTCGGCGATAAATTCGACGAAATGCTCCACTATGTAGACAAGGTGGACAGCGGAGACCTCAACGCGGAAGAGATTGCCGACCCGAAAGGTTGGATCATGCTCGGCTTTATCATGGACCCGAGAACAGGTCTGGGCAGGTACAGGCACTTCAATGTCAGCAATTATCAACTCATGGAACACCTCATCGATTACTGCCGTGAATTGCCCATCCATGAAATCCTCAGCCTGCCGGATGTAAAGGAACGTGTGGATCTCTACCTTAAAAGAGACAAAAAGTTCCGCGAGATGCTGCAGGAAAGGACCGAAATGTTCAGCAATGTAGCCATCCTGGATCTGCGTGAGCAGGATGAGATCTACCCCGGTAACAGATTCACCCTCTACTCGATGTTCCCGCAATGCAATATCAGCATCCAGATTATCTGGGGAAAGATGAAGCAGAACACTGTTTTCTCCGTGGGGCACAGCATCTTAAACCGCACCAGCAAAGTAGATGTAGGCAGTGTGATGCTCAAATTCGGCGGCGGCGGGCATAAGCAGGTCGGAACCTGTCAGGTCCCGCATGACGAAGCTGACGCCGTACTTGGACAGATGGTGGCAATGTTCATTGATAAAGGATAG
- a CDS encoding translesion error-prone DNA polymerase V autoproteolytic subunit, with product MKHFCAEIFQPEDTCRLKLPLLLSEIIAGFPSPADDYIDKKLDLNEQLISNKAATFLVRSYGDSMLAANIKEGDILVVDRSLEARDNSIIIAEVNGELTVKRLKTAKDRLFLIPENTGYSPLEITAETSFEIWGVVTYIIHKAV from the coding sequence ATGAAACATTTTTGCGCTGAAATTTTCCAACCGGAAGACACCTGTCGACTGAAACTGCCTCTACTGCTGTCCGAAATAATAGCAGGCTTCCCCTCTCCTGCTGACGACTATATAGATAAAAAACTGGACCTTAATGAGCAATTAATCAGCAATAAAGCGGCAACATTTCTTGTACGATCCTACGGGGACTCCATGCTCGCTGCCAATATAAAAGAGGGGGATATTCTGGTCGTGGACCGTTCTCTGGAAGCACGCGATAATTCCATCATAATAGCGGAAGTTAACGGTGAACTGACAGTTAAAAGACTTAAAACAGCAAAGGACAGGCTGTTTCTTATCCCGGAAAATACGGGCTATTCCCCGCTGGAAATTACCGCCGAAACATCCTTTGAAATATGGGGGGTCGTCACCTACATCATTCACAAGGCAGTCTGA
- a CDS encoding Y-family DNA polymerase — MRIFALVDCNNFYVSCERLFRPELKNRPVVVLSNNDGCVIARSQEAKEINIPMAAPAYKYKSFFEQNNVEVFSSNYALYGDLSQRVTSTIASIIPNLEVYSIDESFLELPACMLKDLPSIGQELRTRIFKWTGIPVSVGFGSTKTQAKLANRFAKRHKQMEGAFSLCGRKDMDLLLEKIPVTDVWGIGRRHGKRLIDRGVRTARAFRDLPNLWLKKNMSVTGLHTAFELRGIPCFELDNTPQPKKTICSSRSFGQPVSALSELEESVAAYMSRAGEKLREQKSLAGGVMVYLTTNRFSNRPQYSNSATRMLSIATDFTPELTRTAMQCIRSIYKEGYSYKKTGVVLLDLCGKFNRQCNLLEMNSQEEATRKDKLMNLLDSANTRFGRHTLSYASEGLEQPWRMNRNFKSPAYTTCWDDLPKIS; from the coding sequence ATGAGAATTTTTGCATTGGTAGACTGCAACAATTTCTACGTTTCCTGCGAAAGGCTTTTTCGGCCGGAACTCAAAAACCGCCCGGTAGTAGTTCTTTCCAACAATGATGGTTGTGTTATAGCCCGCTCTCAGGAAGCCAAGGAAATAAATATCCCCATGGCTGCTCCGGCATATAAATACAAAAGTTTTTTTGAGCAGAACAATGTCGAGGTATTTTCCTCCAACTATGCCCTTTATGGAGACCTTTCCCAAAGGGTGACCTCTACCATCGCATCAATAATCCCGAACCTTGAAGTCTATTCCATTGATGAATCTTTTCTTGAATTACCGGCATGTATGCTCAAAGATCTGCCCTCCATAGGGCAGGAACTTAGGACCAGAATTTTCAAATGGACCGGTATTCCCGTATCTGTAGGCTTCGGCTCCACCAAGACACAGGCTAAGCTTGCAAACAGATTCGCCAAAAGACACAAACAGATGGAAGGAGCATTCAGTCTGTGCGGCAGAAAGGATATGGACCTGCTGCTGGAAAAAATTCCGGTTACCGATGTCTGGGGGATTGGCAGAAGGCACGGGAAAAGACTGATTGACCGAGGAGTGCGTACTGCACGCGCCTTCCGAGATCTGCCCAATCTATGGCTGAAAAAGAACATGTCCGTAACGGGACTGCATACGGCCTTTGAACTGAGAGGGATTCCGTGTTTTGAGCTGGACAATACCCCGCAACCCAAAAAAACAATCTGCTCGTCCCGTTCGTTCGGACAACCGGTTTCGGCGCTATCCGAGCTTGAAGAATCCGTGGCTGCTTATATGAGCCGCGCAGGAGAAAAACTGCGCGAGCAGAAATCGCTTGCGGGCGGGGTGATGGTTTACCTGACGACCAATCGCTTCAGCAACCGTCCGCAGTACTCAAACTCCGCTACTCGCATGCTTTCGATTGCTACAGACTTTACCCCGGAACTGACCCGCACAGCCATGCAATGCATTCGCTCCATATATAAAGAAGGCTACAGCTACAAGAAAACCGGGGTTGTCCTGCTCGATCTCTGCGGAAAATTCAACCGCCAGTGCAACCTGCTGGAAATGAACAGCCAAGAAGAAGCAACCAGAAAGGACAAGCTTATGAATCTGCTCGATTCTGCCAACACCCGCTTCGGTAGGCACACCCTGAGCTACGCATCCGAGGGTCTTGAGCAACCATGGAGGATGAACAGGAATTTTAAATCCCCCGCTTACACCACCTGCTGGGATGACCTGCCCAAAATCAGTTAA
- a CDS encoding tetratricopeptide repeat protein — protein sequence MNKIFTSIRTKATVIGLPLIIAALLTGCGTKNEAAGLHQTGTVAFMLNKDKAASVYFEKAIDCNPEYGPSYIMLGDCYLREGKYQKAVESINKGLKLELDQGHIRLAHRKLARAYKELGNSQKALEHIATYTRMSVWQDKFTPDKISETETFVAELDIPDEQKRNAMDNIVKESAKAKSTSASAASQDDDTDILGMISFGLI from the coding sequence ATGAACAAAATATTTACCAGTATCAGGACCAAGGCAACCGTGATCGGCCTGCCCCTGATTATCGCAGCCCTGCTAACAGGATGCGGCACCAAGAACGAAGCCGCCGGACTCCACCAGACCGGAACTGTCGCCTTTATGCTCAACAAGGATAAAGCGGCCTCGGTCTATTTTGAAAAAGCCATCGACTGCAACCCGGAATACGGCCCCAGCTACATCATGCTCGGCGACTGCTATCTTCGGGAGGGCAAGTATCAAAAAGCCGTAGAAAGTATTAACAAGGGCCTTAAGCTTGAACTGGACCAAGGTCATATAAGACTGGCCCATCGCAAACTGGCCCGGGCTTACAAGGAACTCGGCAATTCCCAAAAAGCTCTTGAACACATCGCCACCTACACACGCATGTCCGTATGGCAGGATAAATTCACTCCTGACAAAATTTCTGAAACAGAAACTTTTGTAGCGGAGCTGGATATCCCGGACGAGCAGAAACGGAATGCAATGGACAATATTGTAAAGGAATCCGCAAAAGCCAAATCGACATCTGCTTCCGCAGCGTCGCAGGACGATGACACAGATATTCTCGGAATGATCAGCTTCGGACTAATTTAG
- a CDS encoding biotin carboxylase N-terminal domain-containing protein: protein MNPKTDKVLIANRGEIAVRIMQACKDLGLSFVSVYTEEDKDSGHITIARELGGEASIYKIRSYNDAGDILSVADETMCTAVHPGYGFFSENFRFARRVTERDRPMTFIGPSWWVIRDLGDKINTKRLARKLDVPTIPGSDRAIYDELEAEEIASNLFKFQQEQGVRNPVVLVKASAGGGGMGIDEVYSIEEFRQVYRRIRNYSLRTFNDEGVLIEQRIFNFNHLEVQIVSERSGKRHVHFGTRNCSVQSPGRQKRIEVAPGFCPDSIAYSFDARKVLDDIVEHSLNMAREINYDNVGTWEWIVTPKGAPFLMEVNTRIQVENGVSAAISRIKGNPEVNLIKEQIRLALGDDMGYTQDDITFEGVGIEYRIIAEDTDEKFAPWAGKIEELKWDEHAWLKMHTHIPKDLPYQIPTEFDPNLALAIIWGKDLEESKKRGLEFLDEFVLKGKDRKEVSLKSNLKFLAKKSTNILEF, encoded by the coding sequence TTGAATCCCAAAACAGATAAAGTACTTATTGCTAACCGAGGCGAGATCGCCGTACGCATCATGCAGGCGTGTAAAGATCTCGGGCTCAGTTTTGTCAGCGTATACACAGAAGAGGATAAAGATTCCGGACATATAACCATTGCCAGAGAACTTGGCGGTGAGGCATCGATCTACAAGATCAGGTCTTACAACGACGCAGGAGATATCCTCTCCGTTGCGGACGAGACCATGTGTACCGCGGTTCATCCCGGCTACGGTTTTTTCTCCGAAAACTTCCGGTTCGCACGCAGGGTAACCGAACGGGACCGTCCCATGACCTTCATCGGACCTTCATGGTGGGTAATCCGTGACCTTGGTGATAAAATCAATACCAAACGTCTGGCTCGAAAACTCGATGTCCCCACCATTCCCGGTTCTGACCGGGCCATCTACGATGAATTGGAAGCGGAAGAAATCGCATCCAATCTCTTCAAATTCCAGCAGGAACAGGGAGTACGCAACCCCGTTGTCCTCGTAAAAGCATCTGCCGGCGGCGGCGGAATGGGTATCGATGAAGTATACTCCATCGAAGAATTCCGTCAGGTTTACCGCCGTATCAGAAACTACTCCCTGCGTACCTTCAATGACGAAGGCGTTCTCATTGAGCAGCGCATCTTCAATTTCAATCATCTCGAAGTGCAGATAGTATCTGAAAGATCCGGCAAAAGGCACGTCCACTTCGGCACCCGGAACTGCTCCGTACAGAGCCCCGGACGCCAGAAAAGGATCGAAGTTGCCCCCGGATTCTGTCCCGACAGCATTGCCTATTCCTTTGACGCCAGAAAAGTCCTCGATGACATCGTGGAACACTCCCTGAACATGGCCCGCGAAATCAATTATGACAACGTGGGAACATGGGAATGGATTGTTACCCCTAAGGGCGCGCCCTTCCTTATGGAAGTAAACACCCGCATTCAGGTTGAAAACGGTGTCTCAGCCGCAATTTCCCGCATCAAAGGCAACCCGGAAGTCAACCTGATCAAAGAACAGATCAGGCTCGCACTGGGTGACGACATGGGCTACACTCAGGACGACATCACTTTTGAAGGCGTGGGAATCGAATACAGAATCATCGCTGAAGATACCGATGAAAAATTCGCTCCATGGGCAGGTAAAATTGAAGAACTTAAATGGGACGAACATGCATGGCTCAAGATGCATACCCATATCCCCAAAGACCTGCCCTATCAGATTCCCACAGAATTTGACCCCAACCTGGCTTTGGCCATCATCTGGGGCAAGGATCTTGAAGAATCCAAGAAACGCGGATTGGAATTCCTTGATGAATTCGTCCTGAAAGGCAAGGACAGAAAGGAAGTATCCTTAAAGTCCAACCTCAAGTTTCTGGCCAAAAAATCAACAAACATACTGGAATTCTAG